Proteins encoded in a region of the Flavobacterium sp. MDT1-60 genome:
- the rseP gene encoding RIP metalloprotease RseP: MDIVIKLSQFLLSLSLLIILHELGHFIPAKLFKTRVEKFYLFFDVKYSLLKKKIGETEYGIGWLPLGGYVKISGMIDESMDKEQMALPPQPWEFRSKPAWQRLIIMLGGVTVNFILAFIIYIGMAFAYGDTYVATADLKDGVLIENPAMIKAGFKTGDKIIALDGKKVENFDNDLNINIIMSKEVLIERNGQQQTIQMPKDFVDQLSKHEKSSLVEMRMPFAIKDVPAESVNTTLKPKDLVVSLNGQQAKYYDQVKAILDNNKGKTIPAVVLRDLKETPITVKVSAAGKLGVVAGGLDIKSLEKLGYYKISTKTYSFAESIPVGLTKGKDQLVGYGKQLKMIFNPETKAYKQVGGFAAIFNIFPSSWSWEVFWSITALLSIMLGVMNLLPIPALDGGHVMFLLYEIISGRKPSDKFLENAQMVGFVLLIALLLFANGNDIYKAIVK, encoded by the coding sequence ATGGATATAGTTATCAAACTCTCTCAATTTCTATTGAGTTTATCTTTACTTATTATTCTTCACGAATTAGGGCATTTTATCCCTGCAAAATTATTTAAAACCAGAGTCGAAAAATTTTACTTGTTTTTTGATGTTAAATATTCATTGTTAAAAAAGAAAATTGGCGAAACAGAATACGGAATTGGTTGGTTACCGCTTGGAGGTTATGTGAAAATCTCAGGGATGATCGACGAAAGTATGGACAAAGAACAAATGGCGCTTCCACCTCAACCGTGGGAATTCCGTTCTAAACCGGCCTGGCAACGTTTAATTATCATGTTAGGTGGTGTTACGGTAAACTTTATATTGGCTTTTATTATTTATATCGGAATGGCGTTTGCTTACGGTGATACTTATGTAGCTACTGCAGATCTGAAAGATGGTGTTTTAATTGAAAATCCTGCGATGATTAAGGCTGGTTTTAAAACCGGAGATAAAATCATAGCTCTTGATGGGAAAAAGGTAGAGAATTTTGACAATGATTTAAATATAAATATAATCATGTCTAAAGAAGTTTTGATTGAAAGAAATGGCCAACAGCAAACGATTCAAATGCCGAAAGATTTTGTTGATCAATTATCAAAACATGAAAAATCTTCTCTTGTAGAGATGCGTATGCCTTTTGCTATTAAAGATGTTCCTGCTGAATCTGTAAATACTACTTTAAAACCAAAAGATTTGGTTGTTTCCTTAAACGGACAACAAGCTAAATATTATGATCAGGTAAAAGCAATCCTGGATAACAATAAAGGAAAAACAATTCCTGCTGTTGTATTGCGTGATTTAAAAGAAACACCAATTACGGTTAAAGTTTCTGCTGCCGGAAAATTAGGAGTTGTTGCAGGTGGTTTAGATATAAAATCATTAGAAAAATTAGGCTACTATAAAATCAGCACTAAAACATATAGTTTTGCTGAATCTATTCCGGTTGGGCTTACAAAAGGTAAGGACCAATTAGTGGGTTACGGAAAACAATTGAAAATGATTTTTAATCCGGAGACAAAAGCATACAAACAAGTAGGTGGTTTTGCAGCGATTTTTAACATTTTTCCGAGTTCATGGAGCTGGGAAGTGTTCTGGTCAATCACTGCATTATTGTCAATTATGCTTGGAGTTATGAATTTATTGCCAATTCCGGCACTAGATGGTGGTCATGTGATGTTTTTATTATACGAAATAATTAGTGGTCGAAAACCAAGCGATAAATTCCTTGAAAACGCCCAAATGGTTGGTTTCGTTCTACTTATCGCATTGCTTTTGTTTGCTAACGGAAACGATATTTACAAGGCAATTGTTAAGTAG
- a CDS encoding HlyD family secretion protein produces the protein MTWLSFKNNTIVQKGDTLIKISKENLETDKKTQDTLYRNISALQNDISNLIQNKTAHLLTSTAKEDFSNFQIGKIEFQSKLSQAQINYDRNRILYDKDIIAKAEFEKYEYELRLASQALQSYTSQKKSTWENQKRDLEDRLKNLNGAVAKINIESNNYAVLAPISGTIENFSGVQCGSFINASQSIATISSADQLIVESNVSPNDIGLIKEGQKVKFQFDAFNYNQWGLLQGKVIDIDQNITIQGEQAFFKIRCALDSKTLKLKSGYKANVSKGMTLTTRYIITRRSLFDLLFDKTDDWLNPKQISNK, from the coding sequence ATTACATGGCTGTCTTTCAAAAATAATACAATTGTTCAAAAAGGAGATACACTTATAAAAATCTCAAAAGAAAATTTAGAAACTGATAAAAAAACGCAAGACACTTTATATCGAAATATTTCAGCATTACAAAACGATATTTCTAATCTGATACAAAATAAAACTGCCCATTTATTAACATCTACAGCAAAGGAAGATTTTTCTAATTTTCAGATTGGTAAAATTGAATTTCAAAGTAAACTATCACAAGCTCAAATTAACTATGATCGAAACAGAATATTATATGATAAGGATATCATTGCAAAAGCAGAGTTTGAAAAATACGAATATGAATTACGTTTAGCGTCACAGGCCTTACAAAGTTATACGAGCCAAAAAAAATCAACTTGGGAAAATCAAAAAAGAGATTTAGAAGATAGGTTAAAGAATCTTAACGGAGCTGTTGCCAAAATAAATATTGAATCTAACAATTATGCTGTTTTAGCTCCTATTTCTGGAACAATAGAAAATTTCTCTGGAGTTCAATGTGGTTCTTTTATAAATGCGTCACAATCAATTGCTACAATTTCTTCGGCCGACCAGCTTATCGTCGAAAGTAATGTCTCTCCCAATGATATTGGCCTTATTAAAGAAGGTCAAAAAGTAAAATTTCAGTTTGACGCTTTCAATTATAATCAATGGGGTCTTTTACAAGGGAAAGTAATAGATATCGATCAAAATATAACAATACAAGGCGAGCAGGCTTTTTTTAAAATCCGTTGTGCTTTAGATTCAAAGACGTTAAAATTAAAATCCGGATATAAAGCCAATGTTTCGAAAGGAATGACATTAACTACCAGATATATAATAACCCGAAGAAGTTTATTCGATTTATTATTTGATAAAACAGACGATTGGTTAAACCCAAAACAAATATCAAATAAATAA
- a CDS encoding GIY-YIG nuclease family protein, with the protein MNCVYILHSIKLNRFYIGYTSDFDARIEFHKNAESHKFTANAKDWVLFLKIPCENKTQGLNIEKHIKKMRSKTYIENLIKYPDIILKLKERYK; encoded by the coding sequence ATGAATTGTGTTTACATTCTACATTCAATTAAATTAAACCGATTTTACATTGGATATACATCTGATTTCGATGCCCGAATTGAATTTCATAAAAATGCTGAATCTCACAAATTCACAGCAAATGCTAAAGATTGGGTATTATTTCTAAAAATACCGTGCGAAAACAAAACCCAGGGCTTAAATATTGAAAAACACATTAAGAAAATGAGAAGCAAAACTTATATTGAAAATCTTATTAAGTATCCAGACATAATTCTCAAACTCAAAGAAAGATATAAGTAA
- a CDS encoding helix-turn-helix domain-containing protein, protein MSTLTKPNHIGRKISRIRELRDMKQEALAQALGTNQQAISAIENSETIDEDKLKAIAEALGVSVEGIKNFSEEAVLNIIGNTYHDNGIVNAGMNYSCTFNPLDKVVELYERLVQAEKEKVEYLEKLLKRK, encoded by the coding sequence ATGAGCACACTAACAAAACCAAATCATATAGGGCGAAAAATTAGCCGTATTCGTGAACTTCGGGATATGAAACAAGAAGCATTGGCACAAGCCTTAGGAACAAACCAACAAGCTATTTCGGCTATTGAAAACAGTGAAACTATAGATGAAGATAAACTTAAAGCAATTGCTGAAGCCTTAGGCGTATCTGTTGAAGGAATTAAGAATTTCTCTGAAGAAGCGGTTTTAAATATTATTGGAAATACTTATCACGATAATGGCATTGTTAATGCTGGAATGAATTATAGTTGTACTTTCAATCCGCTTGATAAAGTTGTAGAACTTTATGAGCGTTTGGTTCAGGCTGAAAAGGAGAAAGTAGAATATTTGGAGAAGTTATTGAAAAGGAAGTAA